GCTCAAGTTGATCTACCTGGCCGACGGCCTGTCCCTGCAGTACGCGCCGAGCGAGTCCGAGCTGATCGGCTTCTCGCACGCGGTCGGCGCCTTGTGGCGCGCGGTCACCGCGGCCCTGGAATCGGGCAACTTCCCGGCCCGCCGGGGCCCCATGTGTCGCTGGTGCACCCATCAGGCGCTGTGCCCGGAGTACGGCGGCACGCCCCCGCCGTATCCCGGAGCACCGTCTCCCGGAGCATTGTCTCCCGGACCGCCGGCGGCTGGAGCGCCGATGACGGTCGTCGGTGCGGACCCGATCGGGCCAGGGGTCACAGCCGGCACGTTCTGATGTCCGAAGCCAGGATCGCCTTGGCGCCCAGCTCGAACAGCGCATCCATCACCGGGTTGACCTCGTTGCGGCGGACCATCGCGCGCACCGCCCGCCAGGCCGGGTCGGCCATCGGCGAGACCGTCGGGGACTCCAGGCCGGGGGTGATCGCGGTGGCCCGGTCCAGCAGCTCGACCGGGCAGTCGTAGTCCAGCATCAGGTACTGCTGGGCGAAGACCACGCCCTGCAGCCGCTTGCTGACCTGGCGGGCGGCGGCCGACGGCTCGGTGTCCATCCGGGCCAGCAGCACCGCCTCGGACTTGAGGATCGGATCGCCGAACGCGACCAGCCCGTGCTGGCGCAGCGAGCGACCCGAGTCGACGACGTCGGCGATGGCGTCGGCCACGCCCAGCTGCACGGAGATCTCGACGGCGCCGTCCAACCGGATGACGTCGGCGGCGATGCCGTGCGCGGCCAGGTCGTTGCGGGTCAGGTTCGGGTAGGAGGTGGCGATCCGGGCGCCGGCCAGGTCGGCGATGTGCCAGTCCTTGTGCTCGGGGCCGGCGTAGCGGAACGTCGAGTAGCCGAAGCCCAGACCGACCAGTTCCTGCACCGGGGCGCCGGAGTCGGCGGCCAGGTCGCGGCCGGTGATGCCCAGGTCCAGCTTCCCGGACCCGACGTACACGGCGATGTCCTTGGGCCGCAGGAAGTAGAACTCGACGTCGTTGGCGACGTCGAGCACGGACAGGTCACGGGACTCGTGCCGTCCCCGGTACCCCGCCTCCCGGAGCATCGAGGCGGCCGGTTCCGACAGCGTGCCCTTGTTGGGCACGGCGACTTTCAACATTGCTGCGCTTTCTGCTTCAGGAGCGACCAGACCCACCGCGGGGGCCGGCTCACAGGTACCGGTAGACCTGCTCGAGGGTGACGCCGCGCCCGATCATGATCACCTGGGCCCGGTACAGCAGCTGGGAGATCTCCAGGGCGAGGCTGTCGTCGTCCTCGTGCTCGGCGGCCAGCCACACCTCGCCGGCCTCCTCGAGCAGCTTCTTGCCCTGGGCGTGCACTCCGGCGTCCAGGGCCTGCACGGTGCCCGAACCCTCCGGACGGGTGCGGGCCCGGTCGGTGAGCTCGGCGTACAGGGCATCGAACGTCTTCACGGTGCTCGATTGTGGCAGAGGTCCGGGGTCGCGCCGACCGCCCGCCCGCCAACCCGGCGGGCGGCCGGGGCCGGATCAGCCGGCCAGGAACCACGCGGCGGTGTTGCCGCCGAGCTCTGCCAACCCCTGATCGGCGGTCGCCGAACTGCTCAGCAGCAGGGTCGCGCCGGCGCAGGACGGCGGCAGCGGCAGCGGCTCGTCGGTGAAGTTGATCGCGCACCGGAACTGGCCGCGGGCCAGCACGAGCATGCCGTCGGGGGCGTCCAGCCACTGCATGGGACCGTCGCCGAGCTCAGGCCGCTCGCGGCGGATGCGCAGGGCCCGCCGGTAGAACTCCAGGGTCGACGCCGGGTCGCCGGTCTGGGCCTGCACGGACAGCTCGCCGAAGACCGGCCGCTGCGGCAGCCATGGGGTGCCGGCCGGGCCGAACCCGTACGGCGCCTGCGTGTCCGACCAGGGCAGCGGCACCCGGCAGCCGTCGCGGCCCAGCCGCTCCCCGCCGGAGCGGAAGAAGATCGGGTCCTGGCGCCACTGCGCGGGGATATCCAGAACCTCGGGCAGGCCGAGCTCCTCGCCCTGGTAGACGTAGGCCCCGCCGGGCAGGGCGAACATCAGCAGGGTGCCGGCGCGGGCCCGGTCCAGGCCGAGCTGGCCGCCGCCGAAGCGGGTCGGGTGCCGGACCACGTCGTGGTTGGACAGCACCCAGGTGGCCGGCGCGCCGACCGCCCGCAGGTTGGCCATCGTCTCGTCGATGACCCGGCGGTAGTCGGCGGCGTCCCAGGTGGCCTGCAGGAAGTCGAAGTTGAAGGCGGTGTGCAGCTCGTCGGGCCGCACGTAGTCGGCGAAGCGCTGCGGGTTGGGCACGTACGCCTCGGCGCAGAACACCCGGTCCCCGCCGAACTCGTCGACGACCGCGCGCCAGCCGCGGTAGACCTCATGGATCTCGTCGCGGTCCCAGTGCGGGTGGTCGTTGGTGTTGGCCGGGGTCAGCAGGTGCCCCTCGGCCCCGCCCGGCAGGTCGGCCAGGTCGGCGTCCTTGGCCAGCCCGTGCGCGACGTCGATGCGGAAGCCGTCGACGCCCAGCTTCATCCAGAAGCGCAGGATGTCGTGGAACTCGGCCACGACCTCCGGGTTGGTCCAGTCCAGGTCGGGCTGCTGCGGGGCGAACAGGTGCAGGTACCACTGCCCGTCCGGCACCCGGGTCCAGGCCGGGCCGCCGAAGTTGGACACCCAGTTGTTGGGCGGCAGCTCGCCGTTGGCGCCGCGACCCTCCCGGAACAGGTACCGAGCGCGCTCCGGGCTGCCCGGGCCGGCGGCCAGCGCGGCCTGGAACCAGGCGTGCTGGTCCGAGGTGTGGTTGGGCACCAGATCGACGATCACCCGCACGTTCGCGCGGTGACATTCGGCGACCAGGTCGGAGAACTCCGGCAGGGTGCCGAAGACCGGGTCGATGTCGCGGTAGTCGGCGACGTCGTACCCGGCGTCGGCCTGCGGCGAGGGATAGAACGGGCTGATCCAGATCGCGTCGACCCCCAGGTCGACCAGGTACGGCAGCCGGGATCGGATGCCGGCCAGGTCGCCGATGCCGTCACCGTTGCCGTCGGCGAAGCTGCGCGGGTAGATCTGATAGATCACGGCCGACCGCCACCACGACGGCTCGGCGGCGGTGACGGGCACGGGCTGGCTGTTTGCGGACATCGACGACCTCGGGCAAGTGGAAACGGATGGGGTGACCGGATTCGGCTCGGTCAAGTTAACCGCTTCACCAGCCCTCGGGTCAAGGATCGATCTCAGCTGTGCGGTGAGTCACGGGTTGTCCTGCACTCTGGTTATTTGTTAACCGCGTGATTAGGCTGGACCGATGCCCCGACGCCGACCCGATCGGCCGACCCTGGCCACCGTGGCCCAGGCGGTCGGCGTGTCCACGGCCACCGTCTCCTACAGCTTCAACCGCCCGGACAAGGTCTCGACCGCGGTCCGCGCCCAGGTGCTGGCCGAGGCCCGGCGGCAGGGTTATTCGGGGCCGGATCCGGCCGCCCGGCAGCTCAGCCGCGGCCGCACAGACACCCTGGGCCTGCTGTTCACCGACGAGTTGCCTTATGCCTTCACCGATCCGGCCGCGATCGCCTTCATCCAGGGCCTGGCCACCAGCTGTCGCAGCGCCGGCCTGAACCTGCTGCTGGTCTCCACCGACTCCTCCGGCGGCCGGGCCAGCGCGGTCGACCACGCGATCGTCGACGGGTTCGTCGTGTACTCGGTGACCCCGGACGACCCGCACCTGGCCCGGATCCTGGAACGCCGGCTGCCCACCGTCGTGGTCGATTCGCCCGCCGACGTCCCCGGGGTGGACTGGGTCGGTCCGGACGATCACGCCGGCGGCCGGGCCATGGGCGAGCTGGTGACCGGGCTGGGCCACCGGCGCATCGGCATCCTGACGGCCGGGGCCCGCCCGTTCTACTCGGGACCAACCGGCCTGGCCACGATCGAACGGGCCGTGCCGACCCTGGAGCGCTCGCGCATCCTGGGCTTCGCGCAGGCCCTGGCCGCGGCCGGCATCGAGGACCTGCCGATCGAGCAGCGACCGACGAACACCCCGGAGTCCGGCGCGGACGCCCTGCACGCCCTGCTGGATCGCCGCCCGGACCTGACCGCGGTCTGCGCGATGATGGACCTGCTCGCCCTCGGCGCGCTGGCCGCCGCCCGTGAGCGCGGCCTGGAGGTGCCCGGCGAGCTGACCGTGACCGGCTACGACGACATCCCCGAGGCGGCTGCGGCCGGCCTGACCACGGTCAGCCAGCCCCTGCTGGACAAGGGACGGATCGCCGGTGAGCTGTACCTGAGCCGGCGACCGGGCATGGCGCCACGCCGCCGGGTACTGCCGCTGCACCTCCAGGCCCGCCAGTCCAGCGGACCGCCGCGCTAGCCGCCGCCCCCCGCTCGCCCACCCCGCGGCCACCGCGCGCAGCCGGTCTCGGTGTGGCGGCCGCCACAGCCCGTATCTCCTCACCGGCCTGATATTCTTCAGCAGTTGCAAAACTTCGCAATTGCCTAGGAGTCCAGTTGGCTACGCCGCTCTACCAATTGAAGGCGGAGTTCTTCAAGACGCTCGGCCATCCGGTCCGGATCCGGGTGCTGGAGCTGCTTGGCCAACGTGAACACGCGGTGTCCGAAATGCTCCCGGAGGTCGGCGTCGAGGCGGCCAACCTGTCCCAGCAACTGGCCGTGCTCCGCCGGGCCGGATTGGTCGCCAACCGCAAGGAGGGCTCGGCGGTGTACTACTCGCTGACCACCCCGCAGCTGGCCGATCTGCTGGCCGTGGCCCGCGCCATCCTCACCGAGGTGCTCACCGAGCAGGTCGGGCTGATCCAGGACCTGCAGGCGCCGATGGGCCCGCCGGCCGCCACCGAAACCGCGAACCAGACCCCGGCCAGCCGGTGACCGCGCCGTAGTGGTTGCCCCGCACCGTTTGTCGCGCCGCCCGTCGGCGCTCCCCGACCGTCCAGGAGTTCGTCATGCTCGCCTTGTGGCGCAAGATCCGGGTCACCGGCCGGGTCGCCGAGCCCGCCCCGCCGGCCCCGCCGGTCGAGCAACAGCCGCCGCGGGCCCGGGAACTGGGCGGTTCGGTCCAGCTCCGGCACGTCGACGCCGGCTCATGCAACGGCTGCGAGGTGGAGATCGGCGCCGCCTTCGGCCCGGTCTATGACGCCGAGCGGTACGGCGCCCGGTTGGTGGCCTCACCGCGGCACGCGGACGCGCTGCTGGTCACCGGCGTGGTCACCCGCAACATGGCGCAGCCGCTGCGCCGCACCTACCAGGCCGTGCCCGATCCCAAGCTGGTCGTCGCCGTCGGCGACTGTGCTCGCACCTGCGGGGTGTTCCGGGGCGCGCCGGGGGTGGCCGGGGCGGTCGGCGACATCGTGCCCGTCGACCTGGAGATCCCCGGCTGCCCGCCGCGCCCGGAGGACATCGTCGCCGGGTTGCGGAAGCTGACCGGACGATGACCGGGCTGACCGCCGGCCTGATCACCGCGCTGCTGGCCGGCGCCCTGGCCGCGCTGGCCGGGCTGATCGCTCCACGCCCGTACCGGCCCACCCTGGTCGGGATCGGTCTGGCCGTCGGCGGCCTCGCGGCGCTGGTCGCCGGCATCGCCGCGATGCAGGGGCAGACCGTCACCTGGGCCGCGCCGCACCTGCTGCCGCTGTTCGGGCTGCTGTTCACGGTCGACCCGCTGGGCGGGGTGTTCCTGGCCGTCACCGGTGGGGTGAGCGCCGCGGTCGGCCTCTACGGCATCGGCTACTGCCGCGAGCACGGGTTGGACGCCCGGGGCGTGCAGGCCGTGCTGCCGCTGTTCGTGCTGGCCATGATGCTGGTGCCGCTGGCCGCCAGCGTGGGCACGCTGCTGCTGGTCTGGGAGCTGATGGCGCTGACCTCGCTGCTGCTGGTGGTCGCCGAGCACCGCCGCCGGCCGGAGGTGGCCAGCGCCGGCCGCTGGTATGCGGTGATGACCCACCTGGGCCTGGTGGCCATCCTCATCGGCCTGCTGGTGTTCGCCGCGCACGCCGCCGACGGCTCGTTCGCGGCGCTGCGGGCGGCCGCGCCCGGCCTGTCCCCCGCCGTCGCCGGCCTGGTCTTCGTGGCCACCGGCATCGGGTTCGGCTCCAAGGCCGGCATCGTGCCGTTGCACGCCTGGCTGCCGCGGGCCCATCCCGAGGCGCCCAGCAATGTCTCGGCGCTGATGTCGGCGGCCATGGTCAACCTGGGCATCTACGGCATCGTCCGGGTCGGCTTCGACCTGCTGGCCGGCGCGGACACCGGCTGGTGGTGGCTGCTGGTGCTGGGCCTGGGCGCGGGGTCGGCCATCTACGGCATCCTGCAGGCCGCCGTCGGCACGAATCTCAAGCGTCTGCTGGGCAATTCGACGACCGAGAACATGGGGCTGGTGCTGATCGGGGTCGGCGCGGCCGGTTTCTTCGGCACCACCGGCAACCCGCCGCTGGCCGGCCTGGCCCTGGCCGCCGCCCTGCTGCACCTGGTCAACCACGCCGCGTTCAAGACGGTGCTGTTCCAGGCGGCCGGGGCCGTGGTGGCCGCCACCGGCCGGCGCGACCTGGACGACCTGGGTGGCCTGAACACCCGGATGCCGGCCACCACGACGGCCTTCGGGATCGGCGCGCTGGCCGCCTCGGCGCTGCCGCCGGGAGCCGCGTTCGTCAGCGAGTGGCTGTTGTTGCAGGCCCTGATCCACGGGTTGCCGGCGGCCGGGGTGGCGGGCGCGATCGTGCTGCCGCTGGCCGTGGCTGCGGTCGCGCTGACCGCCGGCCTGGCCGTGGCCACCTTCGTCAAGGCGTTCGGCATCGGCTTTCTGGCCAAGCCGCGCACCGTCGAGGCCGAGCGGGCCACCGAACGACCGGCCACCATGCTGGCCGGGATGGGGCTGGCCGCGACCGCCTGCGTGGCCCTGGCTCTGGCCCCCACCCTGGTGCTGCCCACCCTCGGCGCGGTTGCCGGGGCAACCGTCGGCGCCCCCGATCCGGTGCAGGTGCAGGGGTTGACCATCGAGCTGGTCGGGGTGGCCGGTTCGCTGTCCCCGCTGATGCTCACCCTGGCCCTGCTGCTGGGCATGGTGGTGGCCCTGGCCGGTGTGCGCGCCCTGGCCACCCGGCGGCAGGCCCGGGCGGCCCGGCTGTGGGATTGCGGCGGCGGCCCGCTGTCCGCCCGGATGGAGTACACGGCCACCTCGTTCGCCGAACCGTTGCAGCGGGTCTTCGACGACGTGGTCCGGGCCGAGCACGACATCGATGTCACCCACCACGATGAGGCCCGATACCTGGTGCAGCAGATCGAGTACCGACGGCGGGTGCCGGACCGGATCGAGCGGCGGCTCTACCAGCCGGTGCTGCAGGCGGTCGCCGCCTGGGGCCGGGCCGGGCGCCGGCTGTCCACCGGCAGCGTGCACCGCAGCCTCGGCTACGGCTTCGCCACACTGTGCGGCCTGCTGATCCTGCTGGTGGTGACCCGATGACGGGACTGATGGCCGGGCTGGGCTCGCTGCTGCAGGTGCTGATCGTGCTGGCCCTGTCCCCGCTGCTGATCGGGCTGATGC
This genomic window from Nakamurella multipartita DSM 44233 contains:
- the hisG gene encoding ATP phosphoribosyltransferase; translation: MLKVAVPNKGTLSEPAASMLREAGYRGRHESRDLSVLDVANDVEFYFLRPKDIAVYVGSGKLDLGITGRDLAADSGAPVQELVGLGFGYSTFRYAGPEHKDWHIADLAGARIATSYPNLTRNDLAAHGIAADVIRLDGAVEISVQLGVADAIADVVDSGRSLRQHGLVAFGDPILKSEAVLLARMDTEPSAAARQVSKRLQGVVFAQQYLMLDYDCPVELLDRATAITPGLESPTVSPMADPAWRAVRAMVRRNEVNPVMDALFELGAKAILASDIRTCRL
- a CDS encoding phosphoribosyl-ATP diphosphatase, whose amino-acid sequence is MKTFDALYAELTDRARTRPEGSGTVQALDAGVHAQGKKLLEEAGEVWLAAEHEDDDSLALEISQLLYRAQVIMIGRGVTLEQVYRYL
- a CDS encoding glycoside hydrolase family 13 protein codes for the protein MSANSQPVPVTAAEPSWWRSAVIYQIYPRSFADGNGDGIGDLAGIRSRLPYLVDLGVDAIWISPFYPSPQADAGYDVADYRDIDPVFGTLPEFSDLVAECHRANVRVIVDLVPNHTSDQHAWFQAALAAGPGSPERARYLFREGRGANGELPPNNWVSNFGGPAWTRVPDGQWYLHLFAPQQPDLDWTNPEVVAEFHDILRFWMKLGVDGFRIDVAHGLAKDADLADLPGGAEGHLLTPANTNDHPHWDRDEIHEVYRGWRAVVDEFGGDRVFCAEAYVPNPQRFADYVRPDELHTAFNFDFLQATWDAADYRRVIDETMANLRAVGAPATWVLSNHDVVRHPTRFGGGQLGLDRARAGTLLMFALPGGAYVYQGEELGLPEVLDIPAQWRQDPIFFRSGGERLGRDGCRVPLPWSDTQAPYGFGPAGTPWLPQRPVFGELSVQAQTGDPASTLEFYRRALRIRRERPELGDGPMQWLDAPDGMLVLARGQFRCAINFTDEPLPLPPSCAGATLLLSSSATADQGLAELGGNTAAWFLAG
- a CDS encoding NADH-quinone oxidoreductase subunit B family protein, whose protein sequence is MLALWRKIRVTGRVAEPAPPAPPVEQQPPRARELGGSVQLRHVDAGSCNGCEVEIGAAFGPVYDAERYGARLVASPRHADALLVTGVVTRNMAQPLRRTYQAVPDPKLVVAVGDCARTCGVFRGAPGVAGAVGDIVPVDLEIPGCPPRPEDIVAGLRKLTGR
- a CDS encoding LacI family DNA-binding transcriptional regulator — its product is MPRRRPDRPTLATVAQAVGVSTATVSYSFNRPDKVSTAVRAQVLAEARRQGYSGPDPAARQLSRGRTDTLGLLFTDELPYAFTDPAAIAFIQGLATSCRSAGLNLLLVSTDSSGGRASAVDHAIVDGFVVYSVTPDDPHLARILERRLPTVVVDSPADVPGVDWVGPDDHAGGRAMGELVTGLGHRRIGILTAGARPFYSGPTGLATIERAVPTLERSRILGFAQALAAAGIEDLPIEQRPTNTPESGADALHALLDRRPDLTAVCAMMDLLALGALAAARERGLEVPGELTVTGYDDIPEAAAAGLTTVSQPLLDKGRIAGELYLSRRPGMAPRRRVLPLHLQARQSSGPPR
- a CDS encoding proton-conducting transporter transmembrane domain-containing protein, whose protein sequence is MTGLTAGLITALLAGALAALAGLIAPRPYRPTLVGIGLAVGGLAALVAGIAAMQGQTVTWAAPHLLPLFGLLFTVDPLGGVFLAVTGGVSAAVGLYGIGYCREHGLDARGVQAVLPLFVLAMMLVPLAASVGTLLLVWELMALTSLLLVVAEHRRRPEVASAGRWYAVMTHLGLVAILIGLLVFAAHAADGSFAALRAAAPGLSPAVAGLVFVATGIGFGSKAGIVPLHAWLPRAHPEAPSNVSALMSAAMVNLGIYGIVRVGFDLLAGADTGWWWLLVLGLGAGSAIYGILQAAVGTNLKRLLGNSTTENMGLVLIGVGAAGFFGTTGNPPLAGLALAAALLHLVNHAAFKTVLFQAAGAVVAATGRRDLDDLGGLNTRMPATTTAFGIGALAASALPPGAAFVSEWLLLQALIHGLPAAGVAGAIVLPLAVAAVALTAGLAVATFVKAFGIGFLAKPRTVEAERATERPATMLAGMGLAATACVALALAPTLVLPTLGAVAGATVGAPDPVQVQGLTIELVGVAGSLSPLMLTLALLLGMVVALAGVRALATRRQARAARLWDCGGGPLSARMEYTATSFAEPLQRVFDDVVRAEHDIDVTHHDEARYLVQQIEYRRRVPDRIERRLYQPVLQAVAAWGRAGRRLSTGSVHRSLGYGFATLCGLLILLVVTR
- a CDS encoding ArsR/SmtB family transcription factor — encoded protein: MATPLYQLKAEFFKTLGHPVRIRVLELLGQREHAVSEMLPEVGVEAANLSQQLAVLRRAGLVANRKEGSAVYYSLTTPQLADLLAVARAILTEVLTEQVGLIQDLQAPMGPPAATETANQTPASR